From Bordetella flabilis, the proteins below share one genomic window:
- a CDS encoding AMP-binding protein, giving the protein MHPYTRYFPSRAEDDDLDVVPLLRRGLDGDPSRRVFSFAGEDWSARRLRRRVIELQAGLGALGIRGGDRVAVMLDNTADHVALIYALILMGAVWVPVNTRLKAPGIEYLLHHCRPRLFIVGKPYAAEADIAHGDAPFARLETDAFMGAAPAAGDADVLACPPLQPHDVLCIIYTSGTTGAPKGVLFTHRMMRIAAESVLIVADVRDGDRLFLWEPLCHIGGAQMLLVPFLANATLFSVPRFSASRFWDQVAQGRCTQLHYLGGVLDILMRTPAASRSHTLRLGWGAGVSRQNWEAVRERLGIALRECYGMTEGSSFATVNTDDRPGSIGKALPWLTVELLDDADRPVPAGELGQVVVSSAVPGTFFSGYLDNPEASAQALRGGKLYTGDIARSDADGYLYFVGRRTDSMRIRGENVSAWEIERVALAHPDVAAAAAVGVASDIGEQDILLYIQWQPDRAQPFIALSHWLGERLASYQWPRYYAAVDSFALTPSERIRKHLLPKTLAHAWDRHAGEPGQG; this is encoded by the coding sequence ATGCATCCCTATACCCGATATTTTCCATCCAGGGCCGAGGACGACGATCTCGATGTGGTCCCGCTGCTGCGACGCGGCCTGGACGGCGATCCGTCACGGCGGGTCTTCTCTTTCGCAGGCGAAGACTGGTCCGCGCGACGCCTGCGCCGGCGTGTCATCGAGTTGCAAGCCGGGCTGGGCGCGCTCGGCATCCGAGGCGGGGACCGCGTCGCCGTCATGCTGGACAACACCGCCGACCATGTCGCGCTGATCTATGCCCTGATCCTGATGGGCGCGGTGTGGGTTCCGGTCAACACGCGCCTGAAAGCGCCCGGCATCGAATACCTGCTGCACCACTGCCGGCCGCGCCTGTTCATCGTGGGCAAGCCCTATGCCGCCGAAGCGGACATCGCGCACGGCGATGCACCGTTCGCACGGCTGGAGACCGACGCCTTCATGGGCGCGGCGCCCGCGGCCGGCGACGCCGACGTCCTGGCCTGCCCGCCCCTGCAGCCGCACGACGTGCTGTGCATCATCTATACATCAGGCACCACGGGCGCCCCCAAGGGCGTGCTGTTCACGCATCGCATGATGCGCATCGCCGCCGAGTCGGTGCTGATCGTCGCGGACGTGCGCGACGGGGACCGCCTGTTCCTGTGGGAGCCGCTGTGCCACATCGGCGGCGCGCAGATGCTGCTGGTGCCCTTCCTGGCGAACGCAACGCTGTTTTCGGTACCGCGCTTTTCCGCCAGCCGCTTCTGGGACCAGGTGGCGCAGGGCCGCTGCACGCAATTGCACTATCTGGGCGGCGTCCTGGATATCCTGATGCGCACGCCAGCAGCAAGCCGGTCCCATACCCTGAGGCTGGGTTGGGGCGCCGGCGTGTCGCGGCAGAACTGGGAGGCGGTGCGCGAACGCCTGGGCATCGCGTTGCGCGAGTGTTATGGCATGACGGAGGGCTCCAGCTTTGCCACGGTCAATACGGATGACCGCCCCGGCTCGATAGGCAAGGCCCTGCCCTGGCTGACGGTGGAGCTGCTGGACGATGCGGACAGACCGGTGCCGGCAGGCGAATTGGGCCAGGTGGTGGTGTCTTCGGCGGTTCCTGGCACCTTCTTTTCCGGTTACCTGGACAACCCCGAAGCCAGCGCCCAGGCCTTGCGCGGCGGCAAGCTGTATACGGGAGACATCGCCAGGTCCGACGCGGATGGCTACCTGTACTTCGTGGGCCGGCGTACCGACAGCATGCGGATCCGCGGGGAAAACGTCTCGGCCTGGGAGATCGAGCGCGTGGCGCTGGCGCACCCGGACGTCGCCGCCGCGGCCGCGGTCGGCGTGGCCTCGGATATCGGCGAACAGGACATCCTGCTGTACATACAGTGGCAGCCCGACCGCGCCCAGCCTTTTATCGCCCTATCCCACTGGCTGGGAGAACGCCTGGCGTCATACCAGTGGCCGCGCTATTACGCCGCCGTGGACAGCTTCGCGCTGACACCGAGCGAACGCATACGCAAGCACCTGCTGCCGAAGACCCTGGCTCATGCCTGGGACCGGCACGCGGGGGAGCCCGGGCAAGGATGA
- a CDS encoding short chain dehydrogenase, protein MKVLVVGATGFIGRAVMQELANDHELVEASRSSTTYPVDIEDEASVKSLFERTGQVDAVVSVTGHVHFGPLSDMTAEQFNVGLQGKLLGQVRLALVGQHYLRAGGSITLTTGILTEAAIRNGSNAMSVNAALEGFARAAAFELKDRRINVVSPGLLTEARDAYGGAFPGFETVPGSRVALAYRRSIEGIESGQVYRVW, encoded by the coding sequence ATGAAAGTACTCGTCGTCGGCGCCACCGGCTTCATAGGACGCGCCGTGATGCAGGAGCTGGCAAACGATCACGAACTCGTGGAGGCAAGCCGATCCAGCACCACATACCCCGTCGATATCGAGGACGAGGCCAGCGTGAAGTCGCTTTTCGAGCGCACCGGCCAGGTCGATGCCGTCGTCTCGGTCACCGGCCATGTCCATTTCGGTCCGCTGTCCGATATGACGGCGGAACAGTTCAATGTAGGTTTGCAAGGCAAGCTGCTGGGCCAGGTGCGGCTTGCGCTGGTCGGCCAGCATTATCTGCGCGCGGGTGGATCGATCACGTTGACGACTGGCATCCTTACCGAAGCCGCCATCCGCAACGGTTCGAACGCCATGTCGGTGAACGCCGCGCTGGAGGGCTTCGCCCGCGCCGCGGCCTTCGAGCTGAAGGACCGGCGCATCAACGTGGTGAGCCCCGGTTTGCTGACGGAAGCCAGGGATGCCTATGGCGGCGCCTTTCCGGGCTTCGAGACCGTGCCGGGCAGCCGTGTAGCCCTGGCGTACCGGCGCAGTATCGAAGGGATCGAGTCGGGACAGGTGTATCGCGTCTGGTAA
- a CDS encoding LysR family transcriptional regulator, with product MRLDPTSLRLFISVIEERTIAGAAEREHIAAAAVSKRMSELEEQLKTQLLVRTNKGIQPTGAGMALAAMARRALRELDDIAVSMGEYASGARGFIRVYANISALTQFLPQDIKSFASAYPNIQLHLEEKISPAILKAVHENAADVGIFSGMPPGREVEVLPYRRDKLALIAPAGHPLLGQPEFRFADALEYDFIGLHTGSAINQIVANAAARLDRSLRVRVQVTGFDTLCFMVDAGLGLGALPVEIATLYARIFNIGILPIDEPWAERELQICVRGFDALPTAAKLFVHHLMGVQPAPGR from the coding sequence ATGCGCCTGGACCCCACATCGCTGCGCCTGTTCATCAGCGTGATCGAGGAAAGAACGATCGCGGGCGCTGCCGAGCGCGAGCATATCGCCGCCGCGGCGGTCAGCAAGCGCATGAGCGAGCTGGAAGAGCAGTTGAAGACCCAGTTGCTGGTGCGCACCAACAAAGGGATCCAGCCGACGGGCGCCGGCATGGCCTTGGCCGCGATGGCGCGCCGGGCCCTGCGCGAACTGGACGACATCGCCGTGTCCATGGGCGAATACGCCAGCGGGGCACGCGGCTTTATCCGCGTCTACGCCAATATTTCCGCCCTGACCCAGTTCCTGCCGCAGGACATCAAGTCCTTCGCCAGCGCTTATCCCAACATCCAGCTGCACCTAGAAGAGAAAATCAGCCCCGCCATCCTGAAGGCGGTGCATGAAAACGCCGCCGACGTGGGGATTTTCTCCGGCATGCCGCCGGGACGCGAAGTCGAAGTGCTGCCCTACCGCCGCGACAAACTGGCGTTGATCGCCCCGGCGGGCCACCCGCTGCTAGGTCAACCGGAGTTCCGCTTTGCCGACGCACTGGAGTACGACTTCATCGGGTTGCACACGGGCAGCGCGATCAACCAGATCGTCGCCAATGCCGCCGCGCGGCTGGACCGCTCGCTGCGGGTCAGGGTCCAGGTGACCGGATTCGACACCCTGTGCTTCATGGTCGACGCCGGCCTGGGCCTCGGTGCGTTGCCCGTCGAGATCGCGACGCTGTACGCGCGCATTTTCAATATCGGCATCCTGCCGATCGACGAGCCCTGGGCCGAACGCGAACTGCAGATCTGCGTACGCGGCTTCGATGCCTTGCCCACGGCCGCCAAGCTGTTCGTCCACCATCTGATGGGCGTACAGCCGGCGCCGGGACGTTGA
- a CDS encoding ABC transporter ATP-binding protein, with protein MTVKLRTHGLCKRYGDVLALAPTDLQVESGEFLTLLGPSGSGKTTLLQMISGLVTPSEGRLYIDGVDATHMPAGERGIGLVFQSYALFPHLSVTENVAYPLRMRRIAEKQIARDVAEVLAMVQMQEYGARYPHELSGGQQQRVALARCFVYRPSVVLLDEPLGALDKKLREHMQLEIRRLHKELKATFIYVTHDQEEALTMSDRICLMNRARIEQIGTPLELYDRPVSRFAADFLGHSNILEGRLADGALVWKDKTLPLPADAPAGDGTAALLVRPETAQLCAREQALVEGTVSQVVFTGADVRVLIDSGRGLEFVVRSARHAAPRPGDAAGITWSADQAVLLQR; from the coding sequence ATGACGGTGAAGCTGCGAACGCATGGCCTGTGCAAGCGCTATGGCGATGTCCTGGCGCTTGCACCTACGGACCTGCAGGTCGAAAGCGGTGAATTCCTGACCTTGCTGGGGCCGTCGGGCTCGGGCAAGACGACCTTGCTGCAGATGATATCGGGCCTGGTCACGCCCAGCGAGGGCCGCCTGTACATCGACGGCGTGGACGCCACCCATATGCCGGCCGGCGAACGCGGCATCGGCCTGGTGTTCCAGAGCTATGCGCTGTTTCCCCACCTGAGCGTCACGGAAAACGTGGCCTATCCCCTGCGGATGCGCCGCATCGCGGAAAAGCAGATCGCCCGCGACGTGGCCGAGGTCCTCGCCATGGTGCAGATGCAGGAGTACGGCGCGCGCTATCCGCATGAATTATCCGGCGGCCAGCAGCAGCGCGTGGCGCTGGCGCGGTGCTTCGTGTACCGGCCCTCGGTCGTGCTGCTGGACGAACCCCTGGGGGCGTTGGACAAGAAACTGCGCGAGCACATGCAGCTGGAGATCCGCAGGCTGCACAAGGAACTGAAGGCCACCTTCATCTATGTCACGCACGACCAGGAGGAAGCGCTGACCATGTCGGACCGCATCTGCCTGATGAACCGCGCCAGGATCGAACAGATCGGCACGCCGCTCGAACTGTACGACCGTCCCGTCTCCCGCTTCGCGGCCGACTTCCTGGGCCACTCCAATATCCTGGAAGGCCGCCTGGCCGACGGTGCGCTGGTGTGGAAGGACAAGACGCTGCCCCTGCCCGCCGATGCGCCAGCCGGCGACGGCACCGCCGCCCTGCTCGTGCGTCCCGAAACGGCACAGCTTTGCGCGCGCGAGCAAGCGCTGGTCGAGGGTACCGTTTCGCAAGTGGTGTTCACCGGCGCCGATGTGCGCGTGCTGATCGATTCCGGCCGCGGCCTGGAGTTCGTAGTGCGCAGCGCCCGGCATGCGGCCCCTCGGCCCGGGGACGCCGCCGGCATTACGTGGAGCGCGGACCAGGCCGTGCTCCTGCAGCGCTAG
- a CDS encoding ABC transporter permease subunit produces the protein MAVASRSRIVGTASAFPALVFLALFFCVPVAEILFNSIYGPDGRIGMEQFERLAGNAVYTRVLGMTFLISLLTAVGSVAIGYPVAYFLSRLPDRSRGRWLVWLLIPFWTSYLVKTFAWILLLSRTGVLGTFLAWSGLNPAPPALAPSMGAVLAGMIHGMLPLAVMTMLPIMQGIGKPLTLAAETLGASRIESFFTIYLPLSMPGVAAAGLLVFITSLGFFIVPALLGTPAQTMIAQLVISAILELFNVHFAGALSVVLLVCAIAVFLLYDRLVGLSTLGGGDTPRPPGTSGFIKILVLAGRWADRSARAIGRLRPARPAQAPGGPDLRRFPGLRAYAWCVMLVLLLPVAVILPIAFTDSSFLAFPPQGFSLRWLEGFFSSPIWRAALLRSLGVATLTAIGAVVLGFGAALALVRLSPSMAKATFAFLIAPLIVPRIVTAVGLFYLFSRIGLAGTDAGLVIGHMVLAIPYVVVTMAAALKNFDWRLIDAAYTLGAPPMKRLTTVMLPLLKPSLIASFLFAFLVSFDELTIAIFVSGGLKTTLPKQMWDDMLLAANPTLAAVSFVLVAAITVFVLLLSLTRRDRGQ, from the coding sequence ATGGCCGTCGCCTCGCGTTCCCGTATCGTTGGCACCGCCAGTGCATTCCCGGCGCTGGTCTTCCTGGCGTTGTTCTTCTGCGTCCCGGTCGCAGAGATCCTGTTCAATTCCATATACGGCCCGGACGGCCGGATCGGCATGGAGCAGTTCGAGCGGCTGGCGGGCAATGCCGTGTACACCCGCGTGCTCGGCATGACGTTCCTGATCTCGCTGCTCACGGCGGTGGGCAGCGTCGCGATCGGCTACCCCGTCGCCTACTTCCTGAGCCGCCTGCCGGACCGCAGCCGTGGCCGCTGGCTGGTCTGGCTGCTGATCCCCTTCTGGACCAGCTACCTCGTCAAAACCTTCGCGTGGATCCTGTTGCTGTCTCGAACCGGGGTACTGGGCACCTTCCTGGCGTGGTCCGGATTGAACCCGGCCCCGCCCGCGCTGGCGCCGTCCATGGGCGCGGTGCTGGCCGGCATGATCCACGGCATGCTGCCGCTGGCGGTGATGACCATGCTGCCCATCATGCAGGGCATCGGCAAGCCGCTGACGCTGGCGGCGGAAACACTGGGGGCGTCGCGCATCGAGTCCTTTTTCACGATCTACCTGCCCCTGTCGATGCCGGGCGTCGCGGCCGCCGGCCTGCTGGTATTCATTACCAGCCTGGGCTTTTTCATTGTGCCTGCGCTGCTGGGCACGCCCGCGCAAACCATGATCGCGCAGTTGGTGATCTCCGCGATACTGGAACTGTTCAATGTGCATTTCGCCGGCGCGCTCTCGGTGGTGCTGCTGGTCTGCGCGATCGCCGTGTTCCTTCTGTACGACAGGCTGGTGGGGCTTTCCACATTGGGCGGCGGCGACACGCCGCGACCGCCCGGCACATCGGGCTTCATCAAGATCCTGGTGCTGGCGGGACGCTGGGCGGACCGCTCCGCCCGCGCCATCGGACGCCTGCGCCCCGCCCGCCCGGCCCAGGCGCCGGGCGGCCCGGACCTGCGCCGATTTCCCGGGCTGCGGGCCTACGCCTGGTGCGTCATGCTGGTGTTGCTGCTGCCCGTCGCGGTGATCCTGCCCATCGCCTTCACCGATTCCTCGTTCCTGGCCTTCCCGCCGCAGGGCTTCAGCCTGCGATGGCTGGAAGGTTTCTTTTCCTCGCCCATCTGGCGCGCCGCCCTGTTGCGGTCGCTGGGGGTCGCGACACTGACGGCCATCGGGGCGGTGGTGCTGGGCTTCGGCGCGGCCCTGGCGCTGGTACGCCTGTCGCCGTCCATGGCCAAGGCAACCTTCGCCTTCCTCATCGCGCCGCTCATCGTGCCGCGTATCGTCACCGCAGTGGGACTGTTCTACCTGTTTTCCCGCATAGGCCTGGCCGGCACGGACGCCGGCCTCGTGATCGGCCATATGGTGCTGGCCATCCCGTATGTCGTCGTCACCATGGCCGCCGCGCTGAAAAACTTCGACTGGCGCCTGATCGACGCTGCCTACACCCTGGGCGCCCCACCCATGAAACGCCTGACCACGGTGATGCTGCCGCTGCTCAAGCCGTCGCTGATCGCGTCCTTCCTGTTCGCCTTCCTGGTTTCCTTCGATGAGCTGACCATCGCGATCTTCGTCAGCGGCGGCCTGAAGACCACGCTGCCCAAGCAGATGTGGGACGACATGCTGCTGGCCGCCAATCCCACGCTCGCCGCCGTGTCCTTTGTTCTCGTGGCGGCCATCACGGTGTTCGTGTTGCTGCTCTCCCTTACCCGACGCGATCGTGGGCAATAA
- a CDS encoding hydroxymethylglutaryl-CoA lyase produces MDTPQPGKARLHIQEVAPRDGFQNEQQFVDTQDKIRFIDALSACGFAKIEATSFTSPKAIPALRDAEIVMHEITRRPGVVYTALVPNVRGAERALSCKVDEVNLVMSVSETHNRANLRMSRDQSFAQLADVIDAVRGSHVAVNVSLSTVFGCPMEGDIDPYEVYELMDRFAQRGVDGITLCDTTGMAYPSQVEEMARRAREMFKTLELTLHFHNTRGMALANTMAALDAGIDRFDASLGGIGGCPYAPGASGNVCTEELVHMLQLDGYDTGVDLAGILEVSATLPALIGHDVPSQILKAGTRSRRHPAPCA; encoded by the coding sequence ATGGACACCCCGCAACCCGGCAAGGCCCGGCTGCACATCCAGGAAGTCGCGCCGCGCGACGGCTTCCAGAACGAGCAGCAATTCGTCGACACCCAGGACAAGATTCGCTTCATCGACGCGTTGTCGGCGTGCGGGTTCGCCAAGATCGAGGCGACTTCCTTCACCTCCCCGAAAGCCATTCCGGCGCTGCGCGACGCCGAGATCGTGATGCACGAGATCACACGCCGGCCCGGCGTGGTCTACACCGCCCTGGTGCCCAATGTGCGCGGCGCCGAGCGCGCGCTGTCCTGCAAGGTCGACGAGGTGAACCTCGTCATGTCGGTAAGCGAAACCCACAACCGGGCCAACCTGCGGATGTCGCGCGACCAGTCGTTCGCGCAACTGGCCGACGTGATCGACGCGGTGCGCGGCAGCCATGTGGCGGTCAATGTTTCGCTATCGACGGTGTTCGGCTGCCCCATGGAGGGCGACATCGATCCCTACGAGGTCTACGAGTTGATGGACCGCTTCGCCCAGCGCGGGGTGGACGGCATCACCCTGTGCGACACGACCGGCATGGCGTATCCCAGCCAGGTGGAAGAAATGGCGCGCCGCGCAAGGGAAATGTTCAAGACGCTGGAGCTGACCCTGCATTTCCACAACACGCGCGGTATGGCGCTGGCCAATACGATGGCGGCGCTGGACGCCGGCATCGACCGTTTCGACGCCTCGCTGGGCGGCATCGGCGGCTGCCCCTATGCGCCGGGCGCCAGCGGCAATGTATGCACCGAAGAACTGGTGCACATGCTGCAACTGGACGGCTATGACACGGGCGTCGACCTGGCCGGCATCCTGGAAGTATCGGCAACCTTGCCGGCGCTGATCGGCCACGACGTGCCGAGCCAGATACTGAAGGCCGGAACGCGTTCGCGCCGGCATCCCGCGCCCTGCGCCTGA
- a CDS encoding Bug family tripartite tricarboxylate transporter substrate binding protein, whose amino-acid sequence MLRQALFVLASVFAVAQGGTAAAEYPDKPIRLIVGFVPGGGTDVSARIVAQKLSTILKQQIVIENKPGASGLIAADMVSKAEPDGYTLLLANMQSSVAAPYVLPTTFDPIKDFTPVRYIGTVPNVLVINPTRHDYKTVQDLIKAARAKPGSLTYASSGMGSPQHLTAARFSQIEKVEMVHVPYKGSGQAVADLLGGQVDLNFDTLPGVIGQIQAGKLRPLAVTSAERSPRLPDVPTLAEAGVKGVDVVQWYAVLAPGKLPAPILDRLDQALAQTLKDPEVRAKLADQGMDVGGGPDTPAAFRTYVEDEWAKYGTLTRSLGMTKAQAKQ is encoded by the coding sequence GTGTTGAGACAAGCGCTTTTTGTGCTGGCCAGCGTGTTCGCGGTGGCACAGGGCGGCACGGCCGCCGCGGAGTATCCCGACAAGCCGATACGCCTGATCGTGGGCTTCGTGCCCGGAGGCGGGACAGACGTATCCGCCCGTATCGTGGCCCAAAAGCTATCCACCATCCTGAAACAGCAGATCGTCATCGAGAACAAGCCGGGGGCGTCGGGCCTGATCGCTGCGGACATGGTGTCCAAGGCAGAGCCGGACGGATACACCCTGCTGCTGGCCAATATGCAGTCCAGCGTCGCCGCGCCCTACGTGCTGCCGACCACCTTCGATCCCATCAAGGACTTCACGCCCGTGCGCTACATCGGCACGGTGCCCAATGTGCTGGTCATCAATCCCACCCGCCATGACTACAAGACCGTACAGGACCTGATCAAGGCAGCCCGCGCCAAGCCGGGCAGCCTGACCTACGCGTCCTCCGGCATGGGCAGCCCCCAGCACCTGACGGCGGCGCGGTTCTCGCAGATCGAGAAGGTGGAGATGGTCCATGTGCCGTACAAGGGCAGCGGCCAGGCGGTGGCGGACCTGCTGGGCGGGCAGGTCGACCTCAATTTCGACACGCTGCCCGGCGTCATTGGGCAGATCCAGGCAGGCAAGCTGCGTCCGCTGGCGGTGACCAGCGCCGAACGCAGTCCACGCCTGCCGGATGTGCCGACGCTGGCGGAGGCCGGCGTGAAAGGGGTGGACGTCGTGCAGTGGTACGCCGTGCTGGCGCCGGGCAAGTTGCCCGCTCCCATCCTGGATCGCCTGGATCAGGCCCTGGCGCAGACGCTCAAGGATCCGGAGGTGCGCGCCAAGCTGGCCGACCAGGGCATGGATGTCGGCGGCGGCCCCGACACGCCGGCCGCCTTTCGCACCTACGTCGAGGACGAGTGGGCCAAGTACGGCACGCTGACCCGCAGCCTGGGCATGACCAAGGCCCAGGCCAAGCAATGA
- a CDS encoding enoyl-CoA hydratase/isomerase family protein, with amino-acid sequence MTQFILTAVQDKVGIITLNRPEKLNAWNTRMREEIVAALQAYDGDPDIAAIIMTGAGDRAFCAGQDLEEAKHFDVARSEAWMREWESYYDALRGLSKPLIMALNGTAAGSAFQVALLGDIRVGHPGVRMGQPEINSGIASVTGPWIMREMLGLSRTIELTLTGRLMDADECRRVGLLHHVVPAGEVMPKAMEIARELAAKPPVALRLDKQRFKEITEPGFRDAIEAGIRIQAESYASGEPARMMEAFFRKRAK; translated from the coding sequence ATGACCCAATTCATCCTTACAGCGGTGCAGGACAAGGTCGGCATCATTACCCTGAACCGTCCGGAAAAACTCAATGCCTGGAACACGCGGATGCGCGAGGAAATCGTCGCCGCCTTGCAGGCGTACGACGGCGACCCCGATATCGCGGCCATCATCATGACGGGAGCCGGCGACCGCGCCTTCTGCGCGGGCCAGGACCTGGAAGAAGCCAAGCACTTCGATGTCGCGCGCTCCGAGGCATGGATGCGCGAGTGGGAAAGCTATTACGACGCCCTGCGCGGCCTGTCCAAGCCGCTGATCATGGCGTTGAACGGCACCGCCGCCGGCTCGGCATTCCAGGTGGCCCTGCTGGGTGACATCCGGGTGGGCCACCCGGGCGTGCGCATGGGGCAGCCGGAGATCAATTCCGGCATCGCCAGCGTCACGGGGCCGTGGATCATGCGCGAAATGCTGGGCTTGTCGCGCACCATCGAATTGACCTTGACCGGACGGCTGATGGATGCCGACGAGTGCCGCCGCGTGGGACTGCTGCACCACGTCGTCCCGGCCGGCGAGGTCATGCCCAAAGCCATGGAGATCGCGCGCGAACTCGCCGCCAAGCCGCCCGTGGCGCTGCGGCTGGACAAGCAGCGGTTCAAGGAAATCACCGAGCCGGGCTTTCGCGACGCCATCGAGGCCGGCATCCGTATCCAGGCGGAATCGTACGCGTCGGGTGAGCCGGCGCGCATGATGGAGGCGTTCTTCCGCAAGCGCGCCAAATAG
- a CDS encoding ABC transporter substrate-binding protein produces the protein MPLPALAASRQIVVSDPGGPYTTAYRKAFYDPFEKESGIKVVSVARESQPVAQFTAMVQTRNYIWDVTTLTLSADIPILEQRGLLEPLGLKHEDFPGLMPEALTPNWLGVDVYSTVLAYRTDKLPKEHPESWADFWDVKRFPGPRSLRRNPLDTLEQALMADGVSIDQLYPLDVDRAFRSLDKIRKHISVWWTGGAQSMQLIQSGEVDMLSLWNGRAQAAIDGKAPVRIVWNQGLYSIEGWGVPKGTPRAEEAKAFVRFCGDARRQAAFTADLAYGPTNLRAYEYIDAARAALLPTAKENLKHMRLPDPKWWQDNRQAVTERFNAWIIG, from the coding sequence ATGCCTTTGCCGGCCCTGGCCGCCAGCAGGCAGATCGTGGTGTCCGACCCCGGCGGGCCGTACACCACGGCCTACCGCAAGGCCTTCTACGACCCCTTCGAAAAGGAAAGCGGCATCAAGGTGGTCAGCGTCGCCCGCGAGTCGCAGCCGGTGGCGCAGTTCACCGCCATGGTGCAGACGCGCAACTACATCTGGGACGTGACCACGCTGACGCTGTCGGCGGACATCCCTATCCTGGAACAGCGCGGCCTGCTGGAACCGCTCGGCCTCAAGCACGAGGACTTTCCCGGGCTCATGCCCGAAGCGTTGACGCCCAACTGGCTGGGTGTCGACGTCTATTCCACCGTGCTGGCCTATCGCACCGACAAGCTGCCCAAGGAACATCCGGAAAGCTGGGCCGACTTCTGGGACGTCAAGCGCTTTCCCGGCCCACGCTCCTTGCGCCGCAATCCCCTCGATACCCTGGAGCAGGCGCTGATGGCCGATGGGGTATCGATCGACCAGCTCTACCCGCTGGACGTGGACCGCGCGTTCCGCAGCCTGGACAAGATCCGCAAGCACATCTCGGTATGGTGGACCGGCGGCGCGCAGTCCATGCAACTGATCCAATCCGGCGAAGTCGACATGCTGTCCTTGTGGAACGGCCGCGCCCAGGCGGCGATCGACGGCAAGGCGCCGGTTCGCATCGTGTGGAACCAGGGCCTGTATTCCATCGAAGGCTGGGGCGTGCCCAAGGGCACGCCGCGGGCGGAGGAAGCCAAGGCCTTCGTGCGCTTCTGCGGCGATGCCAGGCGCCAGGCGGCGTTCACGGCGGACCTCGCCTACGGCCCGACGAATCTGCGCGCTTACGAATACATCGACGCCGCGCGCGCCGCCCTGCTGCCCACCGCGAAGGAGAACCTGAAGCACATGCGCTTGCCCGATCCGAAATGGTGGCAGGACAACCGCCAGGCCGTCACGGAACGCTTCAACGCCTGGATCATCGGCTGA
- a CDS encoding GntR family transcriptional regulator — protein MANPDSALAIAFPAEGLAIHHPTLPAVVADRLRQLIVDGTLRPGTWLNERDLCDMLKVSRTPLREAYRILASDGLLSIQPKRGAMVIELSHEDIENIFDVLSVLEGLAIRQAAQRASDAELAHIAQLHRRMLDGYESRNIGAYFEASMGTHIAISRAAHNPALVASYDRLNLQVQALRYKSNLDPDEWASGVSDHEGFVQALLVRDGERAEKLIREHLRGKKAYHLRQ, from the coding sequence ATGGCAAACCCTGATTCCGCGCTCGCGATCGCCTTTCCTGCGGAGGGCCTGGCCATCCACCACCCCACGCTGCCCGCGGTGGTGGCGGACCGGTTGAGGCAGCTCATCGTCGACGGGACGCTGCGGCCCGGCACTTGGCTGAACGAACGGGATCTGTGCGACATGCTGAAGGTGTCCCGCACGCCCTTGCGGGAGGCCTACCGTATCCTCGCCTCGGACGGCCTGCTCAGCATCCAGCCCAAGCGCGGCGCCATGGTCATCGAGCTGTCGCACGAGGATATCGAGAACATCTTCGACGTACTGAGCGTGCTGGAGGGCCTGGCGATACGCCAGGCCGCGCAGCGCGCGAGCGACGCCGAACTGGCGCACATCGCGCAATTGCATCGGCGCATGCTGGACGGCTACGAGTCGCGCAATATCGGGGCTTACTTCGAGGCCAGCATGGGCACGCATATCGCCATCAGCCGGGCCGCGCACAACCCGGCGCTGGTCGCGAGCTACGATCGCCTGAACCTGCAAGTACAGGCGCTGCGCTACAAGTCGAACCTGGATCCGGACGAATGGGCTTCGGGGGTCTCCGACCACGAAGGCTTCGTCCAGGCCTTGCTCGTCCGGGACGGCGAACGCGCGGAAAAGCTGATCCGCGAACACCTCCGCGGCAAGAAGGCATACCACCTGCGGCAGTAA